The nucleotide window CTCATTTATCAATACAAGCTTATTTATTGTTTCTTTGTCTAACATATACGTCGTTTTTTGTGAGTATAGGTGAAAAATTCAATGAGTGCAAGGATGGGGGGTTGGTCACAGATATTTTGCTCGCCGTCGCTTGCAAAATTCCGCGACCCAGGCTCACTTGTTTTTCTTGCTAGAAAAATATAATTGCGCCTTTCGCCTCCCCCACGTGAAGTGCGCAGGCACTTCACTCATTTTCACTGAAAAAATAAAAGCGCCTTTTGGGCGCTAATATTTTTACCAGTGGAAATGGGGGGAGTCGAACCCCCGTGCAAGGGAGGTTTCGTATGGAGTCTACGTGCATAGTTTGTTTTATTTGTTTAAAGCAAATATCTATAAAACCAACAAAATAATATTTACTCGATTCTCAATTGTTTCGAAAATTATCTGAGACGCGATATTTTTCTATCCCGATAGATGTTGCCTCGTGTATTTTATCGGAAGTCGAACACAGAGACACTCGCGAGCTTAAGCTCGAGCGAGAGCAAGATCAGCCATACCGAAGTATGGTGATGTTACCTTACCAAATGTTTTTGCATTTGAGTTTTGTGCGCTGTTTTACGAGCGTTTCGCACGAGCTCGGCACGCACCATACAAAACTAATCCTTTGTCGATGCCTTACATTCCCATTATTACTTTTTCAAAGTTCTACCTATTTCACGATCTATATCACGTTTCTTGATTGTCTCACGTTTATCAAATTTCTTCTTACCTCGTGCGACCGCAACAGAGACCTTTATCTTAGGGCCTTTATTATACAATGATATAGGTATTAGTGTCAAACCCTTAGTAGATTCGGTTTTTAATAGGGTTTCGATTTCTTTTTTGTTTAATAGTAGTCGTCGAGTTCGAAGCGAGTCGTAATCTTCTTTGGTGTTATTCGGCTGATAAGGGGATATGTTCATCCCTAGGACATAAGCTTCACCACCTCTTATTATTACACGCGCACCTTCAAGCGTTGCCTTGCCTGTTCGTATTGATTTGACCTCATTCCCAAAAAGCTCGATTCCTGCTTCTATTTTTTCCAGGAATTCGTAGTTGAAGTGAGCTTTTCGATTTTCAGTAAATGTAGGCATAGGCAGATTGTAGCACATTTATTTTCTGCATTTTTATAGCTCATTCATTCTCAAAGCTTTACTTTGAGAATGAATGAGCGAGGAAAGGGGATCGGGGAAAACTCTAGTTTTCTCCGTGGAGGAGAGCAGTGAAACGTTGAGAACCGAGAGGTTCTCAAAAAAAATTCTCTCGTTTAATATTGTATTTAATGATCTACAAAGATTATAGACGAGGGTAATTTTTTGGTGTATAGTGAAGTACGTTTAAATATATGAAATCACCAATAAAAAACTTAAAAAATCTTAATTCTAAAGGAAAAAAACCAGGTGGCGCACCTACGACTTTTGGTAGTCACATAATCACAGCTTTCTTGATATTTATGTTGATCTCAGCTCTGTATACTGTAATCACAGAAAATAAGAAAGAAGTCCAAGAAGTTACTTTGTCTGAGGTTGCTTCTCTAATTGAGACCAGTCAGGTGAAGAGTATTGAAGTTGAAGGGGATGTTTTAAATATCGAGCTCAATGACGGAACTCTCAAGAAATCTAAAAAAGAGATAGAATCTTCTCTATCTGAAACTTTAGCAAACTACGGTGTTGCTAGTGAGAAAATTTCTGCTACTCCAATCAATATAAAAAGTCAGACAGGATTTGGGTATTGGCTTATTACAATTCTTCCGATACTAATTCCGATTGCTTTTATAATCCTATTCTTCTGGTTTATGTCACGTCAGGTAAAAGGCGCGGGGATGCAAGCTTTTTCCTTCGGTCAATCAAAAGCAAAAATAACTGATCCAAATGATAAAAATAATCGTGTAACTTTCAAAGATGTTGCTGGTTCAAAAGAAGCAAAAGAAGAGTTGAAAGAAATAGTAGATTTTCTTCGTAATCCAAAAAAGTTTCTTGATATTGGTGCCCGTATTCCAAAGGGTGTTTTGCTTACAGGTGTACCAGGAACAGGAAAGACACTTCTTGCTCGTGCTGTTGCAGGAGAAGCTGGGGTTCCGTTTTTCCACCTATCAGGTTCAGAGTTTGTAGAGATGTTTGTTGGAGTTGGAGCTAGTCGTGTGCGTGATCTTTTTCAGCTAGCAAAACGCACAGCACCAGCGATTATATTTATAGATGAGATTGATGCAGTAGGACGAGTGCGTGGAACAGGTGTTGGTGGAGGTAACGACGAGCGCGAACAGACTCTAAACCAGATTCTAGTAGAGATGGACGGTTTCGAACCCAATGAAAAAGTTATTGTAATGGCTGCAACAAATCGCTCTGATGTACTGGATCCAGCGTTGCTTCGTCCAGGACGTTTTGATAGAAGAGTAGTCTTGGACTTACCAGATAGATCAGACCGAGAGGAGATTTTGGCTATTCATGCTATTAGAAAACCACTAGCAGAAGATGTGAACCTCAAGGTTATAGCAGAACGTACACCAGGATTTTCTGGTGCTGATCTATATTCTCTAATGAACGAAGGAGCAATACTTGCTGCACGTGAAGATCGCAAGAAAGTTGCTCAGTTTGATTTTATTCGTTCAATCGAAAAAGTTATGATGGGTCCTGAACGCAAGAGTCATTTGTTGTCTCCAATTGAGAAGAAAATTACTGCATATCACGAAGCCGGTCATGCGGTTGTGGCGAGTGTGCTTCCATATGCAGACCCAGTTCACAAAGTTTCTATAGTTGCTCGTGGACGTGCTGGAGGATATACACTGAAGCTTCCTCTAGAAGATCGCAAACTTCAATCACGCAAAGAATTTCTAGATGATATAGCTATGTCACTCGGTGGATACGTTGCGGAGGAAATGATTTTTGGTGATATTACGACTGGTCCTTCGAACGATCTTCAAGTTTCAAGTTCTCTTGCACGTGCGATGGTTACACGATGGGGGATGAGTGATCTTATTGGTCCAGTAGCGCTTGAAAGCGACGGTGGGCGCACAATGTTTGGTCGCGGCGTAGAAGACCGAGAATATTCTGAAACAATGTCTACGAAAATTGATGATGAAGTAAAACGCATAATGAATGAAGCTCTCGAGAAAGCTCGTAAAGTTTTGACTGAAAATCGTAAGTGCCTCGATGCTGTTGCAGACAAGTTGATTGAAGTAGAAACACTTGAGCAACCAGAGTATGAGGAGATAATTAAAGCTCACGGTATTAGTCCAAAAAAGAAATCTGAAGAAATAAAAGCATAATAAAATCCCCCGCAGACGTGGGGGATTTTATTATTGAGCTTTGGTTTGTCCGACTGATTGGAGTTCAGAGGATATTGTATCAAGTAGGTCGTGGTGGAAGTTCATGCATTCTTCTGCAAGTGTCATAAGGAGTTCATGATTCAGAGTTTCCGCTACACCTTTTACAAGCCCCCAGTGCACGAAAGCTGCTCCTTCAAAGAACCCTGACCACTCGAGTATTTCTGTTGGATTCTCCCACTCTCCGCCGATATAAAGTTCACGCATCTCTCGAAGCTTTGCACCGGTCTTTTCAAATTTTGCATTTACGATTTCAGATACACCAAGTTCGCCGGCAAGTTTTTTAAGCTCATCTGCATGAATACGATTTTTATCTAATATATCTGTTAGTTCGTTTTCTCCTAGAACAGGGGATAGGACAGATCGTCCTTTTTCTAGTGTCTCATCTCCAACCAATGCGAATGCCAATACCTCTCCCAATTTTTTAGCTGCGAATTCGTTCATATGTTTTATTGATTAAGTTATAAGGGTATTTTTATTTTAGCATACGAGTCTATTTGTCGTCACAGATATTTTACTCGCCGTCGCTCGTAAAATTCCGCGACCCCGGCTCGTGGTTTTGCGTGCTCGCAAAACATCACTGCGCCTTGGGCTAGTATCGAAAATAGGAAGCAGTTCCTATTTTCTATCTAGTCCACCCTCTTGGATTCGAACCAAGGACCCCAGAGGTATAAGCTCTGTGCTCTAACCAACTGAGCTAAGGGTGGATATATTTGGCTAGACTTTGATATTAGCTTATTTAGAGATTTTTTTCAAAGTTTTTGGTGTACTTGCCAACCTAGACAAATGAGTGTAGAGTGATAAAAAAATCGCACAATGAAAAGCGTTAAAAAAAGATTCAATGATCTTGCTAGTAGAAATCTAGACAAGGTACAGGCATATCATAAATATACACAAGACGACCAGAGAACCTGGAAGTTGTTGTGGGACAATCAGACCAGACAACTGGAACATATTGCTCACAAAGCCTTCTTTAAAGGTTTAAAAAAACTTGGGATTACAGGAGAAAAGATTCCTGTATTTTCAGAAATTAATCGTCGACTCGAGAAACTCACAGGATGGAGAATATATGTCTGTGATGGAACTCTTGATGATGATATTTTGTACTACGGGCTCATGAACAAGATGTTCCCGGTGACGAACTTTTTTCGTCTATTGAAGGATTGGCAGTATACTCCTGCCCCCGACATGTTTCATGAGATATTCGGGCATTTGCCGATGCTTACTTTAAAAAAGTATGGCGAATGTATTCAGATGTTTGGAATAGTGGCGAAAAGATATAATTTCTCACCAGAAGTTATGAAAATCCTCCCACCAGCATTTTGGTTTTTAGTGGAGTTCATACTTGTTCGTGGTCATGGGGATCGTCGTATTGCTGGCCCAGGAATACTTTCGTCTGTAGGAGAAACTTTATATGCAGCCGCAAGCTCAAAGCCGACAATTCACTCTTGTGGAGATAGTCCCGAGGCGATGAAGAATTTTATTCGTCAGGCAATGTATACGAAGTATGATATTACTAAGCTTCAAATTGAATATTTTCAAGTAGAAAGTTTTGACTTGTACTATGAGATGATTATGAAGTATCTGCCTAAGGTTGTTGCCGAAGAATTGAAAATCGCAGCTTAAATAAAAAAATCCCCCAATTTTGGGGGATTTATTTTTTACTCAAAATGCATATCGTTGTATCTTTCGCGTATAGCTTCGACGAGTATAGGGTAGTCGCCAAGCGCGCAATCTTTCTCTATAAGCGTGCGGGCTTCATTGCGCGCAGCTTCTACCATCTTTATATTGCGTATTGCTTCCATACCAAGATCAGTTATACCCCATTGTTTTCCTCCTCC belongs to Candidatus Nomurabacteria bacterium and includes:
- the smpB gene encoding SsrA-binding protein SmpB, translating into MPTFTENRKAHFNYEFLEKIEAGIELFGNEVKSIRTGKATLEGARVIIRGGEAYVLGMNISPYQPNNTKEDYDSLRTRRLLLNKKEIETLLKTESTKGLTLIPISLYNKGPKIKVSVAVARGKKKFDKRETIKKRDIDREIGRTLKK
- the ftsH gene encoding ATP-dependent zinc metalloprotease FtsH is translated as MLISALYTVITENKKEVQEVTLSEVASLIETSQVKSIEVEGDVLNIELNDGTLKKSKKEIESSLSETLANYGVASEKISATPINIKSQTGFGYWLITILPILIPIAFIILFFWFMSRQVKGAGMQAFSFGQSKAKITDPNDKNNRVTFKDVAGSKEAKEELKEIVDFLRNPKKFLDIGARIPKGVLLTGVPGTGKTLLARAVAGEAGVPFFHLSGSEFVEMFVGVGASRVRDLFQLAKRTAPAIIFIDEIDAVGRVRGTGVGGGNDEREQTLNQILVEMDGFEPNEKVIVMAATNRSDVLDPALLRPGRFDRRVVLDLPDRSDREEILAIHAIRKPLAEDVNLKVIAERTPGFSGADLYSLMNEGAILAAREDRKKVAQFDFIRSIEKVMMGPERKSHLLSPIEKKITAYHEAGHAVVASVLPYADPVHKVSIVARGRAGGYTLKLPLEDRKLQSRKEFLDDIAMSLGGYVAEEMIFGDITTGPSNDLQVSSSLARAMVTRWGMSDLIGPVALESDGGRTMFGRGVEDREYSETMSTKIDDEVKRIMNEALEKARKVLTENRKCLDAVADKLIEVETLEQPEYEEIIKAHGISPKKKSEEIKA